Proteins encoded together in one Lutra lutra chromosome 4, mLutLut1.2, whole genome shotgun sequence window:
- the LOC125098759 gene encoding NADH-cytochrome b5 reductase-like isoform X3 has protein sequence MMDEREEDADEEAWLQLRPVEPLPSQCCGSGCSPCVFDLYHQELAKWEAARASKDRSLLSGEESQSCPSKLSPETFLAFRISAMDRLTEDTYHVRFALPRNCQLGLRPGQHLVLRGKVDGLEIQRAYTPISPANAEGYFEVLIKYGELLMLASGTGLAPMVPVLQTITDNAEDETFVTLVGCFKTFEGIYLKTFLQEQARFWNVRTFFVLSQENSPEKLPQSYREKTRFGRLAQGLIKELVGSCRRKPFALVCGSAEFTKDMAKCLLCAGLAEDSYFLF, from the exons ATGATGgatgagagggaggaggatgcCGATGAGGAAGCCTGGCTGCAGCTTCGGCCTGTGGAGCCCTTGCCCTCCCAGTGCTGTGGCAGTGGTTGCTCACCTTGTGTGTTTGACCTCTATCACCAAGAGCTGGCAAAGTGGGAGGCAGCCCGAGCCAGCAAGGACAGGagcctgctgagtggggaggagTCACAG AGCTGTCCGTCCAAGCTGAGCCCAGAGACCTTCCTGGCCTTCCGCATCAGTGCCATGGACAGACTCACCGAAGACACTTACCATGTTCGGTTCGCACTCCCCAGGAACTGCCAGCTCGGCCTGCGGCCTGGCCAGCACCTCGTCCTACG AGGGAAGGTGGACGGCTTAGAAATTCAGAGAGCCTATACACCCATCAGCCCTGCCAATGCAGAAGGATACTTTGAAGTTTTAATCAAG TATGGTGAGCTCCTCATGCTGGCTTCGGGCACTGGCTTGGCCCCCATGGTGCCTGTCCTGCAGACCATAACAGACAACGCAGAGGATGAGACCTTTGTCACCCTGGTCGGCTGCTTTAAGACCTTTGAGGGCATCTACCTAAAGACCTTCCTCCAGGAGCAGGCCCGTTTCTGGAACGTCCGAACcttctttgtcctcagccag GAGAACTCCCCGGAGAAGCTTCCCCAGAGTTACCGAGAGAAGACCCGCTTTGGCCGCCTGGCCCAGGGCCTGATCAAAGAGCTGGTTGGTTCCTGTCGCAGAAAGCCGTTTGCGTTGGTCTGTGGCTCAGCCGAGTTTACCAAGGACATGGCCAAGTGCCTGCTGTGCGCAGGCCTGGCCGAGGACTCCTACTTCCTCTTCTAG
- the LOC125098759 gene encoding NADH-cytochrome b5 reductase-like isoform X1, protein MMDEREEDADEEAWLQLRPVEPLPSQCCGSGCSPCVFDLYHQELAKWEAARASKDRSLLSGEESQSCPSKLSPETFLAFRISAMDRLTEDTYHVRFALPRNCQLGLRPGQHLVLRGKVDGLEIQRAYTPISPANAEGYFEVLIKCYPTGLMSRYVRSWSTGDTAFWRGPFGDFFYKANQYGELLMLASGTGLAPMVPVLQTITDNAEDETFVTLVGCFKTFEGIYLKTFLQEQARFWNVRTFFVLSQENSPEKLPQSYREKTRFGRLAQGLIKELVGSCRRKPFALVCGSAEFTKDMAKCLLCAGLAEDSYFLF, encoded by the exons ATGATGgatgagagggaggaggatgcCGATGAGGAAGCCTGGCTGCAGCTTCGGCCTGTGGAGCCCTTGCCCTCCCAGTGCTGTGGCAGTGGTTGCTCACCTTGTGTGTTTGACCTCTATCACCAAGAGCTGGCAAAGTGGGAGGCAGCCCGAGCCAGCAAGGACAGGagcctgctgagtggggaggagTCACAG AGCTGTCCGTCCAAGCTGAGCCCAGAGACCTTCCTGGCCTTCCGCATCAGTGCCATGGACAGACTCACCGAAGACACTTACCATGTTCGGTTCGCACTCCCCAGGAACTGCCAGCTCGGCCTGCGGCCTGGCCAGCACCTCGTCCTACG AGGGAAGGTGGACGGCTTAGAAATTCAGAGAGCCTATACACCCATCAGCCCTGCCAATGCAGAAGGATACTTTGAAGTTTTAATCAAG TGCTACCCAACTGGGCTGATGTCCCGGTACGTCAGGTCCTGGAGCACAGGAGACACAGCTTTCTGGCGAGGACCTTTCGGCGACTTCTTCTATAAAGCCAACCAG TATGGTGAGCTCCTCATGCTGGCTTCGGGCACTGGCTTGGCCCCCATGGTGCCTGTCCTGCAGACCATAACAGACAACGCAGAGGATGAGACCTTTGTCACCCTGGTCGGCTGCTTTAAGACCTTTGAGGGCATCTACCTAAAGACCTTCCTCCAGGAGCAGGCCCGTTTCTGGAACGTCCGAACcttctttgtcctcagccag GAGAACTCCCCGGAGAAGCTTCCCCAGAGTTACCGAGAGAAGACCCGCTTTGGCCGCCTGGCCCAGGGCCTGATCAAAGAGCTGGTTGGTTCCTGTCGCAGAAAGCCGTTTGCGTTGGTCTGTGGCTCAGCCGAGTTTACCAAGGACATGGCCAAGTGCCTGCTGTGCGCAGGCCTGGCCGAGGACTCCTACTTCCTCTTCTAG
- the LOC125098759 gene encoding NADH-cytochrome b5 reductase-like isoform X2, producing MMDEREEDADEEAWLQLRPVEPLPSQCCGSGCSPCVFDLYHQELAKWEAARASKDRSLLSGEESQSCPSKLSPETFLAFRISAMDRLTEDTYHVRFALPRNCQLGLRPGQHLVLRYTQCYPTGLMSRYVRSWSTGDTAFWRGPFGDFFYKANQYGELLMLASGTGLAPMVPVLQTITDNAEDETFVTLVGCFKTFEGIYLKTFLQEQARFWNVRTFFVLSQENSPEKLPQSYREKTRFGRLAQGLIKELVGSCRRKPFALVCGSAEFTKDMAKCLLCAGLAEDSYFLF from the exons ATGATGgatgagagggaggaggatgcCGATGAGGAAGCCTGGCTGCAGCTTCGGCCTGTGGAGCCCTTGCCCTCCCAGTGCTGTGGCAGTGGTTGCTCACCTTGTGTGTTTGACCTCTATCACCAAGAGCTGGCAAAGTGGGAGGCAGCCCGAGCCAGCAAGGACAGGagcctgctgagtggggaggagTCACAG AGCTGTCCGTCCAAGCTGAGCCCAGAGACCTTCCTGGCCTTCCGCATCAGTGCCATGGACAGACTCACCGAAGACACTTACCATGTTCGGTTCGCACTCCCCAGGAACTGCCAGCTCGGCCTGCGGCCTGGCCAGCACCTCGTCCTACGGTACACTCAG TGCTACCCAACTGGGCTGATGTCCCGGTACGTCAGGTCCTGGAGCACAGGAGACACAGCTTTCTGGCGAGGACCTTTCGGCGACTTCTTCTATAAAGCCAACCAG TATGGTGAGCTCCTCATGCTGGCTTCGGGCACTGGCTTGGCCCCCATGGTGCCTGTCCTGCAGACCATAACAGACAACGCAGAGGATGAGACCTTTGTCACCCTGGTCGGCTGCTTTAAGACCTTTGAGGGCATCTACCTAAAGACCTTCCTCCAGGAGCAGGCCCGTTTCTGGAACGTCCGAACcttctttgtcctcagccag GAGAACTCCCCGGAGAAGCTTCCCCAGAGTTACCGAGAGAAGACCCGCTTTGGCCGCCTGGCCCAGGGCCTGATCAAAGAGCTGGTTGGTTCCTGTCGCAGAAAGCCGTTTGCGTTGGTCTGTGGCTCAGCCGAGTTTACCAAGGACATGGCCAAGTGCCTGCTGTGCGCAGGCCTGGCCGAGGACTCCTACTTCCTCTTCTAG
- the LOC125098759 gene encoding NADH-cytochrome b5 reductase-like isoform X4, with protein sequence MMDEREEDADEEAWLQLRPVEPLPSQCCGSGCSPCVFDLYHQELAKWEAARASKDRSLLSGEESQSCPSKLSPETFLAFRISAMDRLTEDTYHVRFALPRNCQLGLRPGQHLVLRYTQYGELLMLASGTGLAPMVPVLQTITDNAEDETFVTLVGCFKTFEGIYLKTFLQEQARFWNVRTFFVLSQENSPEKLPQSYREKTRFGRLAQGLIKELVGSCRRKPFALVCGSAEFTKDMAKCLLCAGLAEDSYFLF encoded by the exons ATGATGgatgagagggaggaggatgcCGATGAGGAAGCCTGGCTGCAGCTTCGGCCTGTGGAGCCCTTGCCCTCCCAGTGCTGTGGCAGTGGTTGCTCACCTTGTGTGTTTGACCTCTATCACCAAGAGCTGGCAAAGTGGGAGGCAGCCCGAGCCAGCAAGGACAGGagcctgctgagtggggaggagTCACAG AGCTGTCCGTCCAAGCTGAGCCCAGAGACCTTCCTGGCCTTCCGCATCAGTGCCATGGACAGACTCACCGAAGACACTTACCATGTTCGGTTCGCACTCCCCAGGAACTGCCAGCTCGGCCTGCGGCCTGGCCAGCACCTCGTCCTACGGTACACTCAG TATGGTGAGCTCCTCATGCTGGCTTCGGGCACTGGCTTGGCCCCCATGGTGCCTGTCCTGCAGACCATAACAGACAACGCAGAGGATGAGACCTTTGTCACCCTGGTCGGCTGCTTTAAGACCTTTGAGGGCATCTACCTAAAGACCTTCCTCCAGGAGCAGGCCCGTTTCTGGAACGTCCGAACcttctttgtcctcagccag GAGAACTCCCCGGAGAAGCTTCCCCAGAGTTACCGAGAGAAGACCCGCTTTGGCCGCCTGGCCCAGGGCCTGATCAAAGAGCTGGTTGGTTCCTGTCGCAGAAAGCCGTTTGCGTTGGTCTGTGGCTCAGCCGAGTTTACCAAGGACATGGCCAAGTGCCTGCTGTGCGCAGGCCTGGCCGAGGACTCCTACTTCCTCTTCTAG
- the LOC125098759 gene encoding NADH-cytochrome b5 reductase-like isoform X5, producing MDRLTEDTYHVRFALPRNCQLGLRPGQHLVLRGKVDGLEIQRAYTPISPANAEGYFEVLIKCYPTGLMSRYVRSWSTGDTAFWRGPFGDFFYKANQYGELLMLASGTGLAPMVPVLQTITDNAEDETFVTLVGCFKTFEGIYLKTFLQEQARFWNVRTFFVLSQENSPEKLPQSYREKTRFGRLAQGLIKELVGSCRRKPFALVCGSAEFTKDMAKCLLCAGLAEDSYFLF from the exons ATGGACAGACTCACCGAAGACACTTACCATGTTCGGTTCGCACTCCCCAGGAACTGCCAGCTCGGCCTGCGGCCTGGCCAGCACCTCGTCCTACG AGGGAAGGTGGACGGCTTAGAAATTCAGAGAGCCTATACACCCATCAGCCCTGCCAATGCAGAAGGATACTTTGAAGTTTTAATCAAG TGCTACCCAACTGGGCTGATGTCCCGGTACGTCAGGTCCTGGAGCACAGGAGACACAGCTTTCTGGCGAGGACCTTTCGGCGACTTCTTCTATAAAGCCAACCAG TATGGTGAGCTCCTCATGCTGGCTTCGGGCACTGGCTTGGCCCCCATGGTGCCTGTCCTGCAGACCATAACAGACAACGCAGAGGATGAGACCTTTGTCACCCTGGTCGGCTGCTTTAAGACCTTTGAGGGCATCTACCTAAAGACCTTCCTCCAGGAGCAGGCCCGTTTCTGGAACGTCCGAACcttctttgtcctcagccag GAGAACTCCCCGGAGAAGCTTCCCCAGAGTTACCGAGAGAAGACCCGCTTTGGCCGCCTGGCCCAGGGCCTGATCAAAGAGCTGGTTGGTTCCTGTCGCAGAAAGCCGTTTGCGTTGGTCTGTGGCTCAGCCGAGTTTACCAAGGACATGGCCAAGTGCCTGCTGTGCGCAGGCCTGGCCGAGGACTCCTACTTCCTCTTCTAG
- the LOC125098759 gene encoding NADH-cytochrome b5 reductase-like isoform X6: MFGSHSPGTASSACGLASTSSYGTLRGKVDGLEIQRAYTPISPANAEGYFEVLIKCYPTGLMSRYVRSWSTGDTAFWRGPFGDFFYKANQYGELLMLASGTGLAPMVPVLQTITDNAEDETFVTLVGCFKTFEGIYLKTFLQEQARFWNVRTFFVLSQENSPEKLPQSYREKTRFGRLAQGLIKELVGSCRRKPFALVCGSAEFTKDMAKCLLCAGLAEDSYFLF, translated from the exons ATGTTCGGTTCGCACTCCCCAGGAACTGCCAGCTCGGCCTGCGGCCTGGCCAGCACCTCGTCCTACGGTACACTCAG AGGGAAGGTGGACGGCTTAGAAATTCAGAGAGCCTATACACCCATCAGCCCTGCCAATGCAGAAGGATACTTTGAAGTTTTAATCAAG TGCTACCCAACTGGGCTGATGTCCCGGTACGTCAGGTCCTGGAGCACAGGAGACACAGCTTTCTGGCGAGGACCTTTCGGCGACTTCTTCTATAAAGCCAACCAG TATGGTGAGCTCCTCATGCTGGCTTCGGGCACTGGCTTGGCCCCCATGGTGCCTGTCCTGCAGACCATAACAGACAACGCAGAGGATGAGACCTTTGTCACCCTGGTCGGCTGCTTTAAGACCTTTGAGGGCATCTACCTAAAGACCTTCCTCCAGGAGCAGGCCCGTTTCTGGAACGTCCGAACcttctttgtcctcagccag GAGAACTCCCCGGAGAAGCTTCCCCAGAGTTACCGAGAGAAGACCCGCTTTGGCCGCCTGGCCCAGGGCCTGATCAAAGAGCTGGTTGGTTCCTGTCGCAGAAAGCCGTTTGCGTTGGTCTGTGGCTCAGCCGAGTTTACCAAGGACATGGCCAAGTGCCTGCTGTGCGCAGGCCTGGCCGAGGACTCCTACTTCCTCTTCTAG